From the Candidatus Cloacimonadota bacterium genome, one window contains:
- the atpC gene encoding ATP synthase F1 subunit epsilon, with translation MNNNKNCLHLKITTPLGVFFEEDIDEIVIPGSEGYFGVQYGHTPFITSIIPGILTVYYKEAQEKYSIHNGFVIVDIDKISILTEIIESPKEIDKHRAEKAKKRAERRLREKKEDTDFRRAEAALRRAVARLQSVER, from the coding sequence ATGAACAATAATAAGAATTGTCTGCACTTAAAGATAACCACACCTCTTGGTGTCTTCTTTGAAGAAGATATAGACGAAATCGTTATTCCAGGAAGTGAAGGATACTTTGGAGTCCAGTATGGCCATACACCTTTTATAACTTCTATTATTCCAGGGATATTAACAGTTTATTATAAAGAAGCTCAGGAAAAATATTCTATACATAATGGATTTGTAATTGTTGATATTGATAAAATTAGTATATTAACAGAAATAATTGAAAGTCCGAAGGAAATAGATAAGCATAGGGCCGAAAAAGCAAAAAAACGGGCTGAAAGAAGATTAAGAGAAAAAAAGGAAGATACTGATTTTCGTAGAGCTGAAGCAGCATTACGACGAGCAGTTGCGCGATTGCAATCTGTTGAAAGATAA
- a CDS encoding nicotinate phosphoribosyltransferase has product MTKKRLNPAVFSIPVTKIKSGWYSDKYFVRTREILKADNHHPKVLMQVWCRKDGVLCGIDEAIAILKLCADKPDELVIKALYDGDEVKAGETVMTIEGDYSTFAHLETVYLGVMARPTSVATAVNKVVKAASGKQILFFPARFDHYRIQATDGYAAYMSGALGVSTDEQTAWWGGEALGTVPHGLIAAYNGNTVAAARAFDKYIPGDVKRIVLVDFDNDCIGTSLKVAKALGKKLWGVRFDTARDLRDKSVTGTKEDSYGVSVELCHKARKTFDKAGFNFIKIVISGGFDEERIKKFIKEKVPFDAIGVGSALFKEKIDFTADIVKVSGKPCAKVGRQYNPNPRLELVR; this is encoded by the coding sequence ATGACTAAAAAGAGATTAAATCCTGCTGTGTTTAGTATTCCTGTTACTAAGATAAAAAGCGGATGGTATAGCGATAAATATTTTGTAAGAACAAGAGAAATTCTTAAAGCAGACAATCATCATCCTAAAGTACTTATGCAAGTTTGGTGTCGGAAGGATGGTGTGCTATGCGGAATTGACGAGGCGATTGCAATATTAAAACTATGTGCTGATAAGCCAGATGAATTAGTTATAAAGGCATTATATGATGGTGATGAAGTAAAAGCTGGTGAAACTGTAATGACAATAGAAGGAGATTATTCCACTTTTGCACATCTTGAAACAGTTTATTTAGGTGTTATGGCAAGACCCACATCAGTTGCGACAGCTGTAAACAAAGTGGTAAAGGCCGCCTCGGGCAAGCAAATTCTATTCTTTCCAGCACGATTTGACCATTATCGTATACAAGCAACCGACGGATATGCCGCTTATATGTCAGGGGCTTTAGGAGTCTCTACCGACGAACAAACTGCCTGGTGGGGTGGGGAAGCATTAGGTACTGTGCCTCACGGATTAATAGCCGCTTATAATGGCAATACCGTAGCAGCAGCAAGAGCCTTTGATAAATATATACCAGGAGATGTGAAAAGGATTGTACTTGTTGATTTTGATAATGATTGTATTGGAACTTCTCTGAAAGTAGCAAAAGCACTTGGTAAAAAATTATGGGGGGTTCGCTTTGATACTGCAAGAGATTTAAGGGATAAATCAGTAACAGGGACAAAAGAAGATTCTTATGGGGTTTCTGTTGAGCTTTGCCATAAAGCGAGAAAAACATTTGATAAAGCAGGATTTAATTTCATTAAAATTGTTATCTCAGGTGGATTTGATGAGGAAAGAATTAAAAAATTTATTAAAGAAAAAGTCCCTTTTGATGCAATCGGTGTGGGCTCTGCATTGTTCAAAGAGAAAATAGATTTTACCGCCGATATTGTAAAAGTAAGCGGAAAACCCTGTGCAAAAGTTGGAAGACAATATAATCCAAATCCAAGATTAGAACTTGTAAGATAA
- a CDS encoding isochorismatase family cysteine hydrolase — MKVLLVIDMLYDFVNENGALYCGPEAKKIVPFIKSKIDEYHKNGNEVIFICDSHTKDDPEFKMFPPHCIKGTKGAEIIDELPKVRDDVIIKKRRYSGFYGTNLDRILEDISPESVEVVGVCTSICVMDTVGGLSNREIPVTVYKKGVVDFDKEMHEFSLKRMEKIYNAEVV, encoded by the coding sequence ATGAAAGTACTTTTGGTAATAGATATGCTCTATGATTTTGTAAATGAGAATGGGGCGTTATATTGCGGACCAGAGGCAAAGAAAATCGTTCCATTTATAAAAAGTAAAATTGATGAATATCACAAAAACGGGAACGAAGTAATATTTATATGTGATTCTCATACTAAAGATGATCCAGAATTTAAGATGTTTCCTCCACATTGTATAAAAGGCACCAAAGGTGCTGAAATTATTGATGAACTTCCTAAAGTAAGGGATGATGTTATCATTAAGAAGAGAAGATATAGTGGATTTTATGGCACCAATCTTGATAGAATTCTTGAGGACATCAGTCCTGAAAGTGTTGAGGTAGTTGGAGTCTGTACATCAATCTGTGTGATGGATACAGTAGGCGGATTGAGTAATCGTGAAATACCTGTAACAGTATACAAAAAAGGGGTCGTAGACTTTGATAAGGAAATGCATGAATTTTCTTTAAAAAGAATGGAAAAAATTTATAATGCAGAGGTAGTATAA
- a CDS encoding T9SS type A sorting domain-containing protein, whose protein sequence is MKKYLFSCLIFILLIPSFLIAQEGLPNLIGIANASNSGNSSDDRDLRLNPPQNLQAVVTGNDVALTWDSPEGVDLKRDLIRYNLYRNHNIIAVVYHPTTYFNDNDLDNGVYVYYVTAVYDQGESDPSNTVSVVLGDNPSAMIPDIPAHSATDISIPLTVNGLINFFAMNITIEFNESILDSADATLIGGILENEDYDLEVNTSVDGVIGLQFNANADWFTGSGVVAYLEFYVVGSSDDSTPLTFTQFDVNEVSFLDDVTNGSVDIWGNPSAILPDTLTSPDTDISIPLTVSSLINLSEMNIIIEFNDNVIGSPDATLMGGILESENYDLNVDTSVDGVVELVFIANEDLFTGSGIVAYLGFTVIGICGDSTSLIFTQCDVNNINYLTDVVNGSVRIPFPSPQNLQADVSGNDVLLSWEPPEPIPTSDLLMYKVYRNDYLIAVVYIPATEFNDIGLENGTYNYYVTAVYEDGESDPSNLVEVTIPCVGVNDEITDSHPILLKQNYPNPFSTSTTISFSATDLHRSAQIKIYNIKGQLVKNFEFRIPNSELIKVVWDGRDENGKELSNGIYFYKLSTEDKTIVKRMIILR, encoded by the coding sequence ATGAAAAAATATTTATTCAGTTGTTTAATATTTATTTTGTTGATTCCTTCATTCTTAATTGCTCAAGAAGGATTACCAAATTTGATTGGTATTGCCAATGCCAGCAATTCAGGAAATTCCTCAGATGACAGAGATTTAAGATTAAATCCACCCCAAAATTTACAAGCAGTAGTTACTGGAAATGATGTAGCATTAACCTGGGACTCACCTGAGGGTGTTGATCTTAAGCGTGATTTGATTAGATACAATCTGTACAGGAATCATAATATAATTGCGGTTGTTTATCATCCGACAACTTATTTCAATGATAATGACCTTGATAATGGAGTTTATGTATATTATGTAACCGCTGTTTACGACCAAGGAGAATCAGACCCATCAAATACGGTTAGTGTTGTATTAGGAGATAATCCATCAGCGATGATTCCAGACATTCCAGCACATTCTGCTACAGATATTTCTATTCCTTTAACAGTAAATGGATTAATTAATTTCTTTGCAATGAATATTACTATAGAATTTAATGAAAGTATATTAGATTCTGCTGACGCTACATTAATAGGAGGCATATTAGAAAATGAGGATTATGATTTGGAAGTAAACACAAGTGTTGATGGAGTGATTGGACTTCAATTTAATGCAAATGCAGATTGGTTTACTGGCAGTGGAGTAGTTGCATATCTTGAGTTTTATGTTGTAGGTAGCAGTGATGATTCTACTCCTTTAACTTTTACTCAATTTGATGTAAATGAAGTCAGTTTTTTGGATGATGTAACAAACGGAAGTGTTGATATCTGGGGAAATCCATCAGCTATTCTACCAGATACCCTTACTTCACCTGATACAGATATTTCTATTCCTTTAACAGTTTCCAGCCTGATAAATTTAAGCGAAATGAACATAATTATTGAATTTAACGACAATGTAATAGGTTCGCCAGATGCTACTTTAATGGGTGGAATATTAGAAAGTGAGAATTACGATTTGAATGTGGACACAAGTGTTGATGGAGTAGTTGAGCTTGTGTTTATTGCCAATGAGGATTTGTTTACCGGCAGCGGAATAGTCGCATATCTTGGATTTACAGTTATTGGTATTTGTGGTGATTCAACTTCACTCATATTTACCCAATGTGATGTGAATAATATTAATTATTTAACTGATGTTGTAAATGGTAGTGTTAGAATTCCTTTTCCCTCACCACAAAATTTACAAGCAGATGTTAGTGGTAACGATGTATTACTGAGTTGGGAGCCACCTGAACCTATTCCTACCAGTGATTTACTTATGTATAAAGTTTATAGAAACGATTATTTAATCGCAGTAGTATATATTCCGGCAACAGAATTTAATGATATTGGACTTGAGAATGGAACCTATAATTATTATGTGACCGCAGTTTATGAGGATGGTGAATCAGACCCATCTAATTTAGTGGAGGTTACTATACCTTGTGTAGGTGTTAATGATGAGATAACAGATTCGCATCCGATTTTACTTAAGCAAAATTATCCCAATCCCTTCAGCACATCTACCACAATCTCTTTTTCAGCCACAGATTTACACAGATCGGCACAGATAAAGATTTATAACATAAAAGGTCAGTTAGTTAAGAATTTCGAATTCCGAATTCCGAACTCTGAACTTATAAAAGTTGTCTGGGATGGAAGAGATGAGAAT
- a CDS encoding S9 family peptidase, translating into MKYKKNFLINVLFGVFISLIILILSCAESNHFESQKFILNEKPKPPIAKVISHKTVIHGDTLLDNYYWLKDKTRTDTEVIEYINAENEYTEKMLKHTESLQETLFDEIVSRIQETDLSVPTKIDDYYYYTKREKGKQYWVYCRKKESLEAEEEIVLDANELGKGHSYFSVGGMKLSSNHQYLAYSVDTTGDEKYTLYIKDLKSSELLEDKTYPVCSIVWANDSRTLFYTIEDESGRADKLYRHTLGTNTENDDLIYQEGDNAFDVWIYKSRSKEYLILTTGSETTYEIRYLKANNPFDEFQIIQPRERGHRYYVCPHINKFFIVSNDNAKNYKVMMTSVQHPGKENWEEFIAPRDSVSIDIDVFKNYMVIYERVNALEKIRILNLSTNEDYYIDFPEPIYTIYSGRNPNFDTHIFRFTYESMVMPYSVYDYNMKTREKELKKQQEVLGGYDASLYKSERIFAQAKDSTLIPISLGYKKDLFKKNGGNPLLLYAYGSYGDCSEPYFSSIRLSLLDRDFVYAIAHVRGGGELGEEWYEQGKLLNKKNTFTDFIACAEYLIEEQYTSKKKLVIEGASAGGLLIGAVTNMRPDLFEVVIADVPAVDVINTMLDTSLGGVEWHYDELGNPNDKEYFDYMKSYCPYQNVEAKGYPNMLVLAGFYDPRVNYWEPAKWVAKLRALKTNDNILLLKTDMSSGHGGASGRYDFYKEIALKYAFIFNILGIER; encoded by the coding sequence ATGAAATACAAGAAAAATTTCTTAATCAATGTTTTGTTTGGGGTGTTTATTTCTCTCATAATTCTTATATTATCCTGTGCAGAAAGCAATCATTTTGAGTCACAAAAATTTATTCTTAATGAAAAACCTAAACCACCTATTGCAAAAGTTATTTCTCATAAGACGGTTATTCATGGCGACACACTCTTGGATAACTATTATTGGTTAAAGGATAAAACAAGAACAGATACAGAAGTAATTGAGTATATTAATGCAGAAAATGAATACACTGAAAAAATGCTTAAACATACTGAGAGTTTACAGGAAACATTATTTGATGAAATAGTGAGTAGAATCCAAGAAACAGATTTAAGCGTTCCAACAAAAATTGATGATTACTATTATTACACAAAAAGAGAAAAGGGAAAGCAATATTGGGTATATTGTAGAAAGAAAGAAAGCTTAGAAGCTGAAGAAGAAATTGTTCTTGATGCAAATGAACTTGGGAAAGGTCATAGTTATTTCTCGGTGGGTGGAATGAAATTAAGCTCTAATCACCAGTACTTAGCTTATTCTGTTGATACAACTGGAGACGAGAAATATACTCTTTACATTAAAGATTTGAAATCAAGTGAACTTTTAGAAGACAAGACTTACCCTGTTTGTAGTATAGTTTGGGCAAATGACAGCAGAACTCTTTTCTATACTATTGAAGATGAATCAGGTAGAGCTGATAAACTTTACCGCCATACTTTAGGAACTAATACAGAAAACGATGATTTAATATATCAAGAAGGAGACAATGCTTTTGATGTGTGGATTTATAAATCTAGAAGTAAGGAATATTTGATATTAACAACCGGAAGTGAAACTACTTATGAAATTAGATATTTGAAAGCGAATAATCCTTTTGATGAATTTCAAATAATCCAACCAAGAGAAAGAGGTCATAGATATTATGTTTGTCCCCATATTAATAAATTTTTTATCGTGTCTAATGATAATGCAAAAAACTATAAAGTAATGATGACATCGGTACAACATCCAGGGAAAGAAAATTGGGAAGAATTTATAGCCCCTCGGGATTCTGTTTCTATTGATATTGATGTATTCAAAAATTATATGGTAATTTATGAAAGAGTAAATGCTTTAGAAAAAATTAGAATTTTGAATCTAAGTACAAATGAAGACTATTATATAGATTTTCCTGAACCAATTTATACTATTTATTCTGGTAGAAATCCGAATTTTGATACCCATATTTTTAGATTTACTTATGAATCTATGGTCATGCCTTATTCTGTTTACGACTATAATATGAAAACCAGAGAAAAAGAATTGAAAAAACAACAAGAAGTTCTTGGTGGATATGATGCTTCTCTTTATAAATCAGAAAGAATTTTTGCACAAGCTAAAGATAGCACACTGATACCTATTTCTTTGGGTTATAAAAAAGACTTATTTAAGAAAAATGGGGGAAACCCATTACTTCTATATGCTTATGGTTCTTATGGAGATTGTAGCGAGCCATATTTTTCTTCTATTCGTTTAAGCCTCTTAGATAGAGATTTTGTTTATGCAATCGCACATGTCAGAGGAGGAGGAGAATTAGGCGAAGAATGGTATGAGCAAGGGAAATTGCTTAATAAGAAAAATACATTTACTGATTTTATTGCTTGTGCAGAATATTTAATTGAAGAACAATACACAAGTAAGAAAAAATTAGTTATTGAAGGAGCAAGTGCGGGGGGTTTATTAATTGGAGCGGTAACAAATATGAGACCAGATTTATTTGAAGTTGTGATAGCAGATGTTCCTGCTGTAGATGTAATTAATACAATGCTTGACACTTCATTAGGCGGCGTTGAATGGCACTATGACGAATTGGGCAATCCAAATGATAAAGAATATTTTGACTATATGAAATCATACTGCCCATACCAAAATGTTGAAGCGAAAGGATATCCCAATATGCTTGTTTTAGCAGGATTTTATGACCCGAGAGTCAACTATTGGGAACCTGCGAAATGGGTTGCGAAACTCAGAGCTTTAAAAACCAATGATAATATTTTGCTTTTAAAGACTGATATGTCTTCAGGTCATGGAGGTGCATCAGGACGGTATGATTTTTATAAAGAAATTGCATTAAAATATGCTTTTATTTTTAATATTTTAGGAATTGAAAGATAG
- a CDS encoding putative glycoside hydrolase, giving the protein MKSGRQDSLLNYQVQKGDNLYHIAKKYFARTDICFFDDFIEEIKKINEIPEDNILLPDQILKIPISSEVDSVFYQKIQHNELRGIYLNTYQLTTERLKEIIENFDSLGLNALVVDFKNTHGDILYPTKNSLAIEIGACKPVISYPNRLIYQLHKHNISLIARITIFKDTTLANASSIWRVERAPENKIDSITADSSIVDSIKANKKIKWVNPNCIEVQNYNLDIIEEVISLGVDEIQLDYIRFPTETYLLSADYGIPDSVSKQDVITNFVKKVYSITRKNGIKLSADIFGVVALQNEQDIINTGQDIKSILPYLDRIHPMMYPSHFFGEFWNKKYPADEPYYFVYRTCKTLLTQIEQKKKIIPYLQAFTLERALVSPLYIVSQLQAIKDCGLDSGYLLWNASGNYDSTWKALNLWNSKTNSQLSPKFPNRLGGYEYNKIDKDDR; this is encoded by the coding sequence ATGAAATCGGGGAGACAAGATTCATTACTAAATTATCAAGTCCAAAAAGGCGACAATCTTTATCATATCGCAAAAAAATATTTCGCCCGAACTGATATCTGTTTCTTTGATGATTTTATTGAAGAGATAAAAAAAATAAATGAAATTCCAGAGGATAATATTCTTTTACCAGATCAAATTTTGAAAATTCCTATAAGTTCAGAAGTTGATTCTGTATTTTATCAAAAGATTCAACACAATGAATTAAGAGGTATTTATCTTAATACATACCAACTTACGACTGAAAGGCTAAAAGAAATTATTGAAAATTTTGATTCTTTGGGATTAAATGCGTTGGTTGTGGATTTTAAAAATACTCATGGTGATATATTATATCCAACGAAAAATTCATTAGCAATTGAAATAGGAGCATGTAAACCTGTAATTTCCTACCCAAACAGATTAATTTATCAGCTTCATAAACATAATATTTCACTCATTGCAAGGATAACTATATTTAAAGATACAACATTAGCAAATGCGTCTTCTATCTGGCGTGTAGAAAGGGCACCAGAAAATAAGATTGATTCTATAACTGCCGATTCATCTATTGTTGATAGTATAAAAGCTAATAAAAAAATAAAATGGGTGAATCCAAATTGTATAGAAGTTCAAAATTATAATCTTGATATCATAGAAGAGGTAATTTCATTAGGTGTTGATGAGATTCAATTAGATTATATCCGATTCCCAACTGAAACCTACTTATTATCTGCTGATTATGGAATTCCTGATTCTGTATCAAAGCAAGATGTGATTACCAATTTTGTAAAAAAGGTTTACAGTATTACAAGGAAGAATGGAATTAAATTATCTGCTGATATCTTTGGAGTTGTTGCTTTACAGAATGAGCAGGATATTATAAATACAGGACAGGACATAAAATCAATCTTACCGTATCTTGATAGAATACATCCTATGATGTATCCATCACATTTTTTTGGTGAATTTTGGAATAAGAAATATCCTGCAGATGAGCCCTATTATTTTGTGTATCGGACTTGCAAGACTCTTTTAACTCAGATTGAGCAAAAGAAAAAAATAATTCCATACTTACAGGCTTTTACTCTTGAGAGAGCATTAGTTAGTCCACTGTATATCGTTTCACAATTGCAAGCTATCAAAGATTGTGGTTTAGATTCAGGATATTTATTATGGAATGCATCTGGAAATTACGATTCTACTTGGAAAGCACTTAATCTATGGAATTCAAAAACCAATTCCCAATTATCCCCGAAATTCCCAAATAGATTGGGGGGATACGAATACAATAAAATTGATAAGGATGATAGATAA
- the atpD gene encoding F0F1 ATP synthase subunit beta: MKTGKIVQIIGAVVDVEFPEEYLPPIYTALTIKRPDKSKLVLEVQQHLGENRVRAIAMDSTDGLKRGDEVFNTESPISVPVGKETLGRLINVIGEPIDELGELKTKKRYPIHRESPTFSQLEIKDEILETGIKVIDLLCPYCKGGKTGLFGGAGVGKTVLIMELIRNVATEHGGYSVFAGVGERTREGNDLWLEMKHSGVLEKTALVFGQMNEPPGARLRVGLAGLAQAEYFRDEAKQDVLLFIDNIFRFTQAGSEVSSLLGRMPSAVGYQPTLSTEMGELQERITSTKAGSITSVQAIFVPADDLTDPAPATTFAHLDAITVLSRKISELGLYPAVDPLDSTSRILDPRIIGTEHYTVARKVQQILQKYRELQDIIAILGMEELSEEDKITVNRARRIEKFLSQPLFVAEEFTNYKGKYVPLDENIKGFKGIVNGEYDDIPERAFYMAGTIDEVLERDKKLKFVGVKRKSRQDGDT, encoded by the coding sequence ATGAAAACAGGCAAAATAGTCCAAATTATTGGAGCGGTGGTAGATGTTGAATTTCCAGAAGAATATCTACCTCCAATTTATACAGCATTGACAATTAAAAGACCAGATAAAAGCAAATTGGTTTTAGAGGTTCAACAACATTTAGGAGAAAATAGAGTCAGAGCTATTGCAATGGATTCTACCGATGGTTTGAAAAGAGGGGATGAAGTTTTTAATACTGAATCCCCTATTTCTGTGCCTGTTGGAAAAGAAACTCTGGGAAGACTTATAAATGTAATTGGAGAGCCAATAGATGAATTAGGAGAATTAAAGACAAAAAAAAGATATCCAATTCATAGAGAATCACCAACATTCAGTCAATTAGAAATTAAAGATGAAATTTTAGAAACAGGCATTAAAGTTATTGATTTGCTTTGTCCATATTGTAAAGGTGGGAAAACAGGACTTTTTGGCGGGGCTGGAGTTGGTAAAACAGTATTAATTATGGAACTTATTAGGAATGTTGCCACTGAACATGGCGGATACTCTGTTTTTGCCGGTGTGGGAGAAAGAACTCGCGAAGGAAATGACCTCTGGTTAGAGATGAAACATTCAGGCGTTTTAGAAAAAACAGCATTGGTTTTCGGACAGATGAATGAACCACCTGGAGCTAGATTAAGAGTTGGATTAGCTGGATTAGCTCAGGCAGAATATTTCCGTGATGAAGCAAAGCAAGATGTGTTGCTCTTTATTGATAATATTTTTAGATTTACACAAGCAGGTTCAGAAGTCTCTTCATTATTAGGAAGAATGCCTTCAGCTGTCGGATATCAACCAACTCTCTCTACAGAAATGGGTGAGTTGCAAGAGAGAATCACCTCTACAAAAGCAGGTTCTATTACATCTGTGCAAGCAATTTTCGTCCCAGCTGACGACCTGACTGACCCCGCCCCAGCTACAACCTTTGCACATCTTGATGCTATTACTGTTCTTTCGCGAAAGATCTCTGAACTTGGCTTGTACCCAGCAGTTGACCCTCTTGACTCTACATCAAGGATTTTAGACCCAAGGATTATTGGGACTGAGCATTACACTGTTGCGCGAAAAGTCCAGCAGATATTACAAAAATATCGTGAGCTCCAGGACATTATTGCAATACTTGGAATGGAGGAATTGTCTGAGGAGGATAAAATAACGGTTAATCGCGCGCGAAGAATTGAAAAGTTTCTTTCTCAACCACTTTTTGTAGCTGAAGAATTCACAAATTATAAAGGGAAATATGTCCCATTAGATGAAAATATCAAAGGTTTTAAAGGTATAGTTAATGGTGAATATGACGATATTCCCGAAAGAGCTTTCTATATGGCAGGAACGATTGATGAAGTTCTTGAAAGAGACAAAAAATTGAAATTTGTTGGGGTGAAGCGGAAATCCCGACAAGATGGGGATACTTAA
- a CDS encoding AMP-binding protein, with protein MLKENLVKQFEISMKNNWDTPALSDFNGKSLSYGEVAENIIWLHYIFEKAQIKKGDKIALIGKNSVNWAVTYLATITYGAVIVPILPDFHADDVHHIVNHSDSVLLFALESIYEKLDETKMQNLEAIFSLEDFKLFYYKKKGLVPIVEKSKDNFLDKYDGSLIAEKLSFPEISNNELAEIVYTSGTTGFSKGVMLPHNSLIANVIYAQNHMDLKPGDTIASFLPIAHTFGCAFEFLFPFSIGCHITFLGKIPSPKIILQAFKQVRPRLILSVPLVLEKIYDKQIKAALDKGVVKILIKAPLLKNLIYKKVCNKLVEAFGGNFKEIVIGGAALNEKVETFLKMIGFPVTVGYGLTECGPLVSYTPWDEHKTSSVGKIVDTLEVRIDSDDQQKIVGEILVRGENVMLGYYKNEEATNEAIDKDGWLHTGDLGVVDEDGFIFIKGRCKSMILGPSGQNIYPEEIEAKLNNLPFIQESLVVQKNKKLIALIYPDLELADAKGINEKKLTVRMEENRKFINHQLPPYCPITKIELSPEEFEKTPTKKVKRYLYTLST; from the coding sequence ATGTTAAAGGAAAATTTGGTTAAACAATTTGAAATAAGCATGAAAAACAATTGGGATACACCTGCACTTTCTGATTTTAATGGCAAAAGTTTAAGTTATGGAGAAGTAGCTGAAAATATTATCTGGCTGCATTACATTTTTGAAAAGGCTCAGATTAAAAAAGGAGATAAAATTGCTCTCATAGGCAAAAATTCTGTTAATTGGGCTGTAACATATCTAGCAACTATTACCTATGGAGCTGTGATTGTTCCAATATTGCCTGATTTTCATGCCGATGATGTTCATCATATTGTGAATCATTCAGATTCAGTTTTGCTTTTTGCTTTAGAGAGTATTTATGAAAAACTTGATGAGACCAAAATGCAGAATTTGGAAGCAATTTTTTCACTTGAGGATTTTAAATTGTTTTATTATAAAAAGAAGGGTCTTGTCCCAATAGTTGAGAAATCAAAGGATAATTTTTTGGATAAGTATGATGGCTCTCTTATTGCAGAGAAACTTTCTTTTCCAGAAATTAGTAATAATGAACTTGCAGAAATTGTTTATACTTCAGGCACAACAGGTTTTTCTAAAGGAGTTATGCTGCCACACAATAGTTTAATTGCGAATGTAATATATGCTCAGAATCATATGGATTTGAAGCCCGGCGACACCATTGCTTCATTCTTGCCCATTGCTCATACTTTTGGGTGTGCCTTTGAATTTTTATTCCCTTTTAGTATAGGTTGCCACATTACCTTTTTAGGTAAAATACCTTCTCCCAAAATAATATTACAAGCGTTTAAACAAGTCCGTCCGCGTTTGATTTTATCGGTTCCACTTGTGCTTGAAAAAATTTATGACAAACAAATTAAGGCTGCTTTAGATAAAGGTGTAGTGAAGATATTAATCAAAGCTCCATTATTAAAAAATCTTATATATAAAAAGGTCTGTAATAAATTGGTGGAAGCTTTTGGCGGAAATTTTAAGGAAATTGTTATTGGTGGAGCTGCTCTAAATGAAAAAGTAGAAACATTTCTAAAAATGATAGGCTTCCCCGTTACTGTAGGTTATGGATTAACAGAATGTGGTCCCCTGGTAAGTTATACTCCCTGGGATGAGCATAAAACATCTTCCGTAGGTAAAATTGTTGATACATTAGAAGTAAGAATTGATTCTGATGACCAGCAAAAAATCGTTGGAGAAATCTTAGTTCGGGGTGAAAATGTGATGTTAGGTTACTATAAAAATGAAGAAGCAACGAATGAGGCAATTGATAAAGATGGATGGCTACATACAGGAGACCTGGGAGTAGTTGATGAGGATGGTTTTATTTTTATAAAAGGAAGATGTAAGAGTATGATTTTGGGACCTTCAGGACAAAATATCTATCCAGAAGAGATAGAAGCAAAACTTAACAATTTACCATTTATACAGGAATCACTCGTGGTTCAAAAGAATAAAAAACTCATTGCATTGATTTATCCTGATTTAGAATTAGCAGATGCTAAAGGAATTAACGAAAAAAAGTTAACAGTGAGAATGGAGGAAAACCGAAAATTTATAAATCACCAATTACCTCCTTACTGCCCAATTACAAAAATTGAACTGTCGCCAGAAGAGTTTGAAAAAACACCAACCAAAAAGGTGAAAAGGTATTTATACACTTTATCTACCTAA